Part of the Candidatus Fusobacterium pullicola genome is shown below.
AGTCAATAGCAGCTCTTGCTCCTAAATATGACCCCCCTATTCCAACTACTAAAAGTATATCAGAGTCCCTTTTAATTTTTTCAGCTGCAGCTTTAATTCTTTCAAATTCAGCTTTATCATAGTTTGTAGGTAACTCTATCCATCCTAAGAAATCATTTCCAGCTCCAGTTTTTTCATTTAGAAATTTTTCTGCTGCCAATACTTGTTCTTTCATGAAAGATAATTCTTCTTCTCTTACATACCCAAGTGCCTTAGAATAATCAAATGACAGTTTTTTCATTAATATTCCCTCCTAGTTTATTTTTTATCTTCAAGAGCTTCTATTCTCTTTTGTAACTCATCTATCAGCTTTTCATTTTCATTTACTCTCTCTCTCAAAAGTTCAATTGTCTCATTCATATTATCCAATCTACCATTGAAAGTGCTTGCATCGAAACCTATTCTATTTAACTCCTGAGAAAACTCTAGCATCAGTGCTTCTAAAATATTTAAATCCTCTTTATTTGCTTTTTTTAAATCCATATAGTCGACACTTCTAGCCAGTCCCTCGGCAAACTCATATCTAGTAACTGGTTCATTTCCATTAAATTTATATCTATTCTCTTTTATTATCCCTTTTTCTACTAAAGAGTTTATAGACTTATATGCCCAATGCTCCTTATTTAAATCTTCAAATTTTGTATCTGCAAATAGAAAAGATGATAAAGTAATCAGTAGTATTATTATATA
Proteins encoded:
- a CDS encoding S-layer homology domain-containing protein translates to MRYIIILLITLSSFLFADTKFEDLNKEHWAYKSINSLVEKGIIKENRYKFNGNEPVTRYEFAEGLARSVDYMDLKKANKEDLNILEALMLEFSQELNRIGFDASTFNGRLDNMNETIELLRERVNENEKLIDELQKRIEALEDKK